The following are from one region of the Rhinoraja longicauda isolate Sanriku21f chromosome 3, sRhiLon1.1, whole genome shotgun sequence genome:
- the LOC144592311 gene encoding uncharacterized protein LOC144592311, with the protein MRSLRVCLCTVLLSVSVQGYNISYKGWTISGADEVFAVEGASAVLPCTFTHPPTDRNLTGSVLWYKVTPGSRSLVFNCTFPGPGRSRCGEVTQEAGGDRFRFVGNIREGDASIMVERLRLEDGDWYQYRCSLDLSVGTFQPMFTTRLTVEAPDGNVSVVTGTEGGSATLPCVFPPPAPEHVPLAFTWMRKDPYRHIVTFRPQADGSWAPENGATRLELVGNPERGNASTRIEPLMVEDSHGYLCLVEFHNRKKRRGHSPYIDQYQRELRLRVTPVAQNYLVVIFWIPFGLKTLVLLVMCAILYRDKLSKREDGSIAGS; encoded by the exons ACATTTCATACAAGGGTTGGACAATATCCGGTGCTGATGAGGTGTTTGCCGTGGAAGGGGCCTCCGCTGTGTTGCCGTGTacattcacccacccacccactgaccGCAACCTCACCGGCTCCGTGCTGTGGTACAAGGTGACACCAGGGTCTCGCAGCCTTGTGTTCAACTGCACATTTCCCGGTCCCGGCCGCTCCCGGTGCGGTGAAGTGACGCAGGAGGCCGGAGGGGATCGGTTCAGATTCGTGGGGAACATCAGAGAGGGCGATGCGTCGATAATGGTGGAGCGACTGAGACTGGAGGACGGTGATTGGTACCAGTACCGGTGCAGCCTGGACCTCAGTGTTGGGACATTTCAACCTATGTTTACAACGCGCCTGactgtggaag CTCCCGACGGGAATGTCTCAGTGGTGACTGGGACTGAGGGGGGTTCGGCCACGTTACCCTGCGTGTTCCCACCGCCGGCACCCGAGCACGTCCCGCTCGCGTTCACATGGATGAGGAAGGATCCGTACCGACACATCGTCACGTTCAGACCCCAAGCTGATGGATCCTGGGCGCCGGAGAACGGAGCAACTCGGTTGGAGCTCGTCGGGAACCCAGAGCGGGGAAACGCCTCAACCAGGATAGAGCCGCTGATGGTGGAAGACAGTCACGGCTACCTGTGCCTGGTGGAGTTCCATAACCGGAAGAAGAGAAGGGGACACTCCCCGTATATAGATCAGTACCAGCGTGAGCTCCGGCTGCGGGTCACACCCG TCGCACAGAATTACCTGGTTGTGATCTTTTGGATCCCTTTTGGATTGAAAACCCTTGTCCTTTTAGTGATGTGTGCTATCCTCTACAGAGACAAACTCAG